tctctctctctctctctctctctctctctctctctctctctctctctctctctctctctctctctctctctctctctcttcttttattACTTTGCAAgtcactaacagtaacacatgATTTTACACCTGCAGAGCAACCTTCCTGTATTCAAGCTTCGTGACTCCAGTGTGCGACGAAGATACAGTGATTTCGAGTGGCTACGCAATGAACTAGAAAGAGACAGCAAGGTAAAGCTGTGTTTTGAATATGTTTTTGTTGCCTCGATATATGGAAAGTGCAAGCCCCATCTTGAAGACCTTAATGTTATATTTatacagtgatgtacatttttctagcagcctttaggacaattgtcctgaagactgaaaatcaataggacacagtgtcctgagatcgcaatttcaataggacaaaaacacgactcgtaaaaccgcatttaaaaagatttttcagtttaaatttttccaccttccgcgactgtcatgactagatactcaaaggattgaatcacatttcaaagttaTTTGAACAGTTGTCGGTTTTTTTTCACTGCCCATCTGTCGACAATGTTTTTTCAGGTAGGCATCTGACCGTCGCATCCCACAACAAACGCATTCTCACGATGCAGCCCTACCGACGAGCAAACTGTGCAAAACATCAACTTTTTCCCCCAATCATATGTCATCCAAGGATATACCTTTTTCCATTCCTCAGAGAAGGAACGTGATTTCTTGTCTTTCAACTCTTTGACTTGGGTTGTCTCTCTCGTGCTCGTCGACGTACTTGCAGTTGCACTTTCACCATCACTCTCCACTTTGATGAGTTCGTTCTCGGTtgacgttgttgttggttcAGCTGAAGCCACAGTGGCTGGTGAACGCAGCATGGACATCAATGTCTGCTGATTTTTATCTGCTTTGAACTTTTTTTTCGGACCCATGTCGTTTctctttcgttttatttttgttcGAACGCACAACGGTTTTTCCGGATATTATGACGAAAAGTAATGCCTTGCGCATGTGCGAATATGCACGGGTGGTTCCCATTGGTTTAaacgatttattgctgagccaatgaatgcactcgaggcaccatatgggttcggttttctttttttcttcttgatccaacttgaggataaattaattcaaagaatcagatcccatatggtgcctcattcactcaacaaactggtcacacgcagtgcatactttcgcttggcaaaaccgaaaccagctttcctcacgcagtgtttactttcgcttggcaaaaccgaaacaagctttcctcttgaaaattgaacagtccgcatgtccgcttcattgtcaaaaacgatctgacccttgaccacttcttctgtaggttaatTGGACCTGTGTTctgctggggttaaagctataggtcctggggaaattggatcggtcagagaccggagaccgactaaaatgtacatcactgttTATATAGTATAtgatctgagaaaattaggttaCTGTGAGTGTGAGCTGTTCGAATTAAGGCCATGGTTGGTCTGTTTATTCGAGTGGTGAATTTGACAACAATAGCGAAATTTATTATCATGCTTCTGctcatataatatatataatatataacaACTGAATTCCCTAAAGCCAAAACCAAGATACTGAAACTGTTTTGAATGTAAATATATTTAtacacgcccctgaggaaggcctggcaacaggtcaaaaatttgggctgccacttgaaattctttgtttggcttttcttttccttgattttgttatatatatatatattatatcatATGTGTGCATTACATTTACTGCCTTCTCACATGTTTATGTTTTTTAGATCGTTGTACCACCACTGCCTGGGAAAGCATTGAAAAGACAGCTACCTTTCCGGGGGGATGACGGCATATTTGAAGAAGAGTTCATCGAGGACAGGAAAAAAGGGCTAGAGCAGTTTATCAACAAGTAAGATTTGCCAAGACAGAATAGTGGATGATCAAGAGGTGTTAAAAGCAAAGTCCTATCTGTGAAAACAGGATTTCTACATTGGAATTTTAAGGCctttcctccacttggacatgtACTAGAACGCAAACCTTGACTGCTTCCTGCCAAAGTGAGaatttttaatgaattaattccACGGAAAGGACAGTTTTGTGTCTGTTCAGAAAATAATTCTGACTGCAAAAAAGCACCCAGGCCGCTGAATTGTGTTGTGTCTaagtggggggatggtcttaccccatgtattTAAAGCAGTGGCAGCAAAACATTACTAAAGGTGCACGTTGAAAGCAGCTGCCACAGCTTCTGGGTCACTCCCAGTCCCAGCTTTAAGTCGACCTACTGCTCTCTAAGACTCTGTTGTTGtgctggtgtcaatcttggcatccaaAAGTGAGACTGGTAGTAAGCGTGTCATGGTCATCTCTTTTGATTGCTAATACATCAGTTAACAGATCTCACGTTATCAGATTTTTCCTGCTCTGCTTGCATGTGCTGTTAACGCGCAATATGTGAATCTCATGAAACCTGCCTGTTCCGTTAGTTGAGACAGTCGCAGCATCAACATAATCACACAACAGCTTCGTTAAGCGTGCCTGCTTAACATTTTTGTGTTTTGACAATCCTAGCTCTCAGATTGTTtgagatttgttttgttttttaatcttcATGGGATTACatgttggactacacagtccagatgatgtgggtcgtgtatgacccatactttccaaagaaggattcaacgtaaacaATTTGGGTCGTGCACGTCCCacaccatccgaatagggatacacGTTTTGCTGCCTTTTTGCAGAGTACGGGtggtacacgacccacgccatccgaacaAACAATGTAAAATTCCTTACGTAATTCTATATGGGTCATCCATGACCCACATCATTCGGACTGTGTTGTTCAAAtttacgtcatcgtttattcgtttgtttacaaagataatcttttaCAAGTTGGGCAATGGGATGGTCATATGGTGATATAGAATTTACAGCAAGTTTCAATTACAAACTCCAAAATAATTTCCGAGATAAAGtcgattttgtgaggctctgggtcgccACGAAGCAAGGGGAAGGTTAAATGCAGAATTTGTTTGCATTTcgtttgttgctcggtatagaAGCTGTTGGTGTCGCTGTATCTTTTAAACAATTATTGTGATAAGGCATCtttaaattttaaaagtaaTCCTTTTGAGTGTGTTTTTCACAGTGAGTTTATTTTGGATGAATTAATTTTAACATCAGCTTATGTGGCATTTCTGTAATTTGGTATGCTGATTTGCATTTAAAATCTTAACTGATCCAGTTAAGacaatgttttgtttattaccgtaatatttgtttgttgttgtattatttgtattttattttttgcagAGTTGCTGGCCATCCTCTTGCCCAGAACGAGAAGTGCTTACACATGTTTCTGCAAGAACCAGTCATCGATAAAAACTACGTTCCAGGGAAGATTCGCACCAATTAGATCATGAACAGTTTTTTGTCCCTGACTCTACTGCCTCAGTGTCATCTTTCAGTGCAGCAATTTCCTCTTCAGACGTGGAACAGTGGCTGAACAGTAGTGACACAAACTCAAAGAAAACTCAAGGCCATGAAAAGTTGGGTTGCAAAAGCCTGTTTTGCTCCTTGTGAAAACTTTTTTTAATCATCTTTGAATTCAAGAAAAAGTCACTGAACACCAAGGTGGCTCatcccccctccaaaaaaaaaatagttgtgAACTAAGTGTCTGTGGAATCTAtgcttgattttttttaaacagtgtttttagTTGAAAACTATTGCATGgctttgtttgtgtgaatgtgtgcctATTATTTCCTTTGAGATAGTTGCAGGAACAAGTTCAGGAGCATAGCTTTAAACTTAGAGTTAGAGTAATCTATGAGATACCAAAAGAAGCTGCTTGCttgggtgttttttgttgttaattAACAGTTACATACAGATTTCTGTCTGAGGAGGCATGGCTGTGGGTTTTGTTGGAACTGTTTACCTGGGGTTGGG
The sequence above is a segment of the Littorina saxatilis isolate snail1 linkage group LG3, US_GU_Lsax_2.0, whole genome shotgun sequence genome. Coding sequences within it:
- the LOC138961457 gene encoding sorting nexin-12-like, producing the protein MAQTATATARINPKKQTLEDAYSPPANFLEIDVVDPQTHGVAKARYTDYEVRMKSNLPVFKLRDSSVRRRYSDFEWLRNELERDSKIVVPPLPGKALKRQLPFRGDDGIFEEEFIEDRKKGLEQFINKVAGHPLAQNEKCLHMFLQEPVIDKNYVPGKIRTN